In Pseudomonadota bacterium, one DNA window encodes the following:
- a CDS encoding GDSL-type esterase/lipase family protein, translating into MCNTDEYGGVFDLTLASSPGDLICIRDLQTKYSYFIATINSFEEYSAGITAFYVTPTLYFGTFTSSDYLQIVFQKRGVSGYSGVSGYSGRSGYSGYSGYSGKSGYSGISGYSGSGISGYSGYSGKSGYSGYSGSGVSGYSGYSGSGVSGYSGYSGISGYSGSGVSGYSGYSGYSVDSLHWSGYTIYTGEGNIGVKNTDVVRAGSLYNAEAGTSNWSLPTSVTRDGLNVGHTWRVRQAGTLLGIKLYVDSITDITSFQATVWRKDGTTYDQIGVSDNFIGSIVANSINDITFVTPIPNVEEGDYVGWRVTNAGGTSCSMFYAKSGYSNVISYYINGVASFANVDIEGTWSQLSGGYAVPIEYYMSAPYFVGIGDSIMSGAPDHGSYVQTSSTTNNPPASIQWQIGRRLGWNYQNAGVGSAYTSGILSNFTPYVVNLHPRIAVIEGGVNDIATGVLPATTLANWEDILDLCSANNIHPVVILIMPWSNGTNTQMQTRDSINSSLRTLAEGYNATIVDTGPYVGVFRVGGDADNLWDIRDEYDSDGVHFTAAGKRRIAEAVMDALQGVRAFGSVVSGSLDCGGDIRIDGNSIHQIEAGRISVVESAGNDFYIKAGGASLLGTNRNGGNLYICSGTSTGTGSANVYIQATTAGSSGSVDNYAGTVATFSLSGLLLPSLTSGRIPLITTSGLLTDSASLNYVTSVTGGLTMGAGIGKTFSDHGGYVNALDLQGGICITRNNDALLTYLFASFDTTGNIVGNISTETAANLNSLVYRVLTNSSTHRFYSKTAAGVEKLSYIAAEVAEFCKILKVYDSGTNNYIRLCDDGTNGYLECYTGAGAVHPMIQSGSTITWKVSASGSWESQLVLTNGVLQPAANNDLDLGDTTHVYKNAYINNYYAGTTAGVDMVSGTPKAVTVSKGIITAATSVTPVGDATYTVGKGSTQDGTITTSGGIVTAVQEASGSSVSGYSGYSGISGYSGSGISGYSGYSGKSGYSGISGYSGISGYSGSGVSGYSGYSGSGVSGYSGYSGSGVSGYSGSGISGYSGYSGKSGYSGISGYSGISGYSGISGYSGISGYSGKSGYSGSGVSGYSGYSGKSGYSGISGYSGGLNLTVNMSLADRTVSGVLIRLVANEDQNFGDACYINLSGEAQIADASLIATANVFVMLADTDVYEGDTGNYLLWGILRDDSWNWTVGAPTGLIYLSLTGTTGTPTNTLTQTAPSGTNEVIQVLGVALTSHIMLFKELTTVEHN; encoded by the coding sequence ATGTGTAATACGGATGAATATGGAGGGGTTTTTGACCTAACCTTAGCAAGTTCACCAGGAGATTTAATATGTATCAGAGATTTGCAAACCAAATATTCATATTTTATAGCAACAATAAATTCATTTGAAGAATACTCAGCAGGCATAACTGCATTTTATGTAACTCCAACTTTATATTTTGGCACATTTACCAGTAGTGATTATTTGCAAATTGTGTTTCAAAAGAGAGGCGTTAGCGGATACTCAGGCGTTAGCGGATACTCAGGCAGAAGCGGATATTCTGGATATTCTGGATACTCAGGGAAAAGCGGATACTCAGGCATTAGTGGTTACTCAGGCTCAGGCATCAGTGGTTACAGTGGTTACTCAGGCAAGAGTGGATATTCAGGTTACTCTGGCTCAGGCGTCAGTGGTTACAGTGGCTACTCTGGCTCTGGTGTCAGTGGTTACAGTGGCTACTCTGGCATCAGCGGATATTCAGGATCAGGTGTCAGTGGGTACAGTGGTTACTCAGGATATTCTGTAGATTCATTACATTGGTCAGGATATACCATTTATACTGGCGAGGGGAACATAGGTGTAAAAAACACAGATGTTGTCAGAGCAGGATCATTATACAATGCTGAGGCGGGAACGAGTAATTGGAGTCTTCCTACCAGCGTAACTAGAGATGGTTTAAATGTGGGGCATACATGGAGGGTTAGACAAGCTGGAACTTTACTAGGCATAAAATTATATGTAGACAGCATTACAGACATTACAAGCTTCCAAGCAACAGTATGGAGAAAAGATGGAACAACTTATGACCAAATAGGAGTAAGTGACAACTTTATTGGAAGTATAGTAGCTAATTCAATTAATGATATAACATTTGTCACACCAATACCAAACGTAGAAGAAGGAGATTATGTAGGATGGAGAGTCACAAATGCAGGAGGCACGTCGTGCTCTATGTTTTATGCCAAATCCGGCTATTCCAATGTGATAAGTTATTATATCAATGGAGTTGCATCTTTTGCAAATGTTGACATAGAAGGAACTTGGTCACAATTAAGTGGTGGCTATGCTGTTCCTATAGAATATTATATGTCTGCACCGTATTTTGTTGGAATAGGCGATTCCATAATGTCGGGAGCCCCAGATCATGGTTCTTATGTTCAAACCAGTTCTACTACAAACAATCCGCCCGCTTCTATTCAATGGCAAATAGGACGAAGGCTGGGATGGAACTACCAAAATGCCGGTGTCGGCTCGGCATACACATCAGGCATTCTTAGTAATTTCACGCCCTATGTTGTGAATTTGCACCCACGAATTGCCGTCATTGAAGGTGGTGTAAATGACATAGCTACAGGTGTTCTTCCTGCTACAACATTGGCTAATTGGGAAGATATTTTAGACTTATGTTCAGCCAACAATATTCATCCTGTTGTAATATTGATTATGCCTTGGTCGAATGGCACAAACACACAAATGCAGACCAGGGATTCTATAAACAGTAGTCTCAGGACACTTGCAGAAGGATACAATGCAACAATAGTAGATACTGGCCCTTATGTCGGTGTATTTAGGGTTGGTGGTGATGCTGACAATTTATGGGACATAAGAGACGAATACGATTCTGACGGCGTGCATTTTACTGCTGCTGGCAAACGAAGAATTGCCGAAGCTGTCATGGATGCATTGCAAGGAGTAAGAGCTTTTGGAAGTGTTGTTTCTGGCTCTTTAGATTGCGGAGGAGATATTAGAATAGATGGAAATTCTATACATCAAATCGAAGCAGGAAGAATAAGTGTTGTAGAATCTGCTGGAAATGACTTTTATATCAAAGCAGGTGGAGCTTCGCTTTTAGGCACAAACAGAAATGGTGGCAATCTCTATATTTGCTCTGGAACATCTACTGGCACTGGTTCTGCAAATGTGTATATTCAAGCAACGACCGCAGGTAGTTCTGGTTCTGTGGATAATTATGCTGGCACGGTTGCAACATTTAGTCTAAGTGGATTATTGCTGCCAAGTTTAACATCTGGTCGTATTCCGCTTATCACAACAAGTGGGTTACTAACCGATAGTGCCTCATTAAATTATGTTACATCGGTCACTGGCGGATTGACGATGGGGGCAGGAATAGGTAAAACATTCTCAGATCATGGAGGCTATGTTAATGCACTCGACCTTCAAGGCGGAATTTGTATCACAAGAAACAATGACGCTCTTTTAACATATTTGTTTGCTTCTTTTGATACAACTGGAAACATAGTCGGCAATATTTCAACAGAGACAGCGGCAAATCTAAATTCATTAGTTTATAGAGTATTGACTAATAGCTCTACCCATAGGTTTTATTCTAAAACGGCAGCAGGCGTTGAAAAATTATCTTACATAGCGGCTGAAGTAGCAGAGTTTTGTAAAATTCTAAAAGTATATGATTCTGGAACAAACAATTATATCCGATTATGCGACGATGGCACCAATGGTTATTTAGAGTGTTATACAGGTGCTGGTGCTGTTCATCCAATGATACAAAGTGGATCAACAATCACTTGGAAAGTTAGTGCCTCTGGATCGTGGGAAAGCCAACTTGTATTAACAAATGGAGTGCTACAACCAGCAGCAAACAATGACCTTGATCTTGGTGATACAACACATGTTTATAAAAATGCCTATATTAACAACTATTATGCTGGCACAACCGCTGGCGTTGATATGGTGTCTGGAACTCCAAAAGCAGTTACAGTCTCAAAAGGTATTATAACCGCAGCAACATCTGTTACGCCTGTTGGAGATGCTACTTATACAGTGGGCAAAGGAAGCACACAAGATGGAACAATTACCACCTCAGGTGGAATTGTTACAGCCGTTCAAGAAGCATCAGGCTCTAGCGTCAGTGGTTATAGCGGATACTCAGGCATCAGTGGTTACAGTGGCTCTGGAATTAGTGGATATTCTGGATACTCGGGGAAAAGCGGATACTCAGGTATCAGTGGTTATAGTGGAATTAGTGGATATTCTGGTTCTGGTGTCAGTGGTTATAGTGGATATTCTGGTTCTGGTGTCAGTGGTTATAGTGGATATTCTGGTTCTGGTGTCAGTGGTTATAGTGGCTCTGGAATTAGTGGATATTCTGGATACTCGGGGAAAAGCGGATACTCAGGCATTAGTGGTTATAGTGGAATTAGTGGATACTCGGGAATTAGTGGATACTCGGGAATTAGTGGGTACTCGGGGAAAAGCGGATACTCAGGCTCAGGTGTCAGTGGGTACAGTGGTTACTCGGGGAAAAGCGGGTATTCGGGAATAAGCGGATATTCAGGAGGATTGAACCTTACTGTTAATATGTCGCTTGCCGACCGTACAGTAAGTGGTGTTCTCATTCGATTAGTGGCCAATGAAGATCAAAACTTCGGGGATGCTTGTTATATCAATCTTTCAGGTGAAGCTCAAATAGCAGATGCAAGTTTAATAGCTACCGCAAATGTTTTTGTTATGTTGGCAGATACGGACGTTTATGAAGGCGACACAGGTAATTATTTATTGTGGGGAATTCTTCGTGATGATTCTTGGAATTGGACCGTTGGTGCCCCGACTGGTTTAATCTATCTATCACTAACAGGCACTACTGGCACGCCTACCAATACTTTGACTCAAACAGCCCCATCTGGAACCAATGAAGTAATACAGGTTTTGGGAGTTGCTTTAACATCTCACATTATGTTGTTCAAAGAATTGACAACAGTAGAACACAATTAA
- a CDS encoding FkbM family methyltransferase, producing MEISIVIPTYNHCSDLLKPCLDSIIKYTDLSDKEVIVVANGCTDDTKEYVQSLGDHFNLIWIDEPFGYTKSTNVGIKASVGEYVILLNNDTILLESSKDEWIRRLKEPFLTNDKMGATGPFLNYCPYADRDFIIFFCVMIKKNLFTEIGILDEIFNPGFGEDTDFCIRLQDSGYLLKQIGVETGPVVGNCMIGDFPIFHKGEGTYEGQNLSTNRFVLMNRYHKHIKLNQGKQKIPGFFNIGDSDLMCVDDKIPIDDNKVEEITTEVVLEDCTSIVKEWYRVLVPGGKITVESGTETLQNTLNTMGFTNIKFENLKIEAYKAKTELLESLQQQDSFVFNEIFNLNIYGALQEEISNKIVIDIGANKGLFSVFSVLNGAKKCYCIEPNKKTYQTLLKNITTFPNKIIPINLAVSRPGLKQAHAVMEDVLCQTHEVGVGDIVNCISFDNLLNDLNLSEEEDLVLKMDCEGSEYDIILNCTERNLRKFKYIYSEIHNGMHSNKDFNYDMFEDFVKNAGFTSEEREKEPIPPGIAYGVWYCDQNGGSTFVPSNPADTKIIKFTRTEKPRMNQEPRQASVTAHVSSRDRYFTTLPSTIFSVIQQTVKPEKFILFMDGEHIDLRPNDLYNGLFRMLDFYNIKWEVVFGQRKGQVANHQKAIEIAKTKWIWRLDDDTFATPTVLENLLACDGPKVGAVGGLVIDPNRIQKLPPGLKPTIENLEVNTQWFLHESVNPTEAQHLYSTFLFKKEAATHGYCMDLSPAGHREETMFTYQMYRNGWKIIINPKALTWHVRQSDGGIRTHQPHPEYWDHDEQVFQKKLKEWDLKPKETKLIILDNGMGDHVMFKSVLPQIKKRFADKELVLSVVFPELFADEGLQLISIADGKEMCKRKGLNYDDFNIYKFCIDVGWKSHLSGAFLELYR from the coding sequence ATGGAAATCTCTATAGTAATCCCTACTTATAATCACTGTTCTGATCTTCTAAAGCCTTGTTTAGACAGCATTATAAAATACACGGATTTATCTGACAAGGAGGTGATTGTAGTTGCGAATGGTTGCACGGATGACACCAAAGAATATGTGCAGAGTTTGGGAGATCATTTTAATCTTATATGGATTGATGAGCCATTTGGGTATACAAAATCCACCAATGTTGGCATCAAAGCTTCTGTGGGCGAATATGTTATTTTGTTAAATAATGATACCATATTACTAGAAAGCTCTAAAGATGAGTGGATCAGACGTTTAAAAGAACCGTTTTTGACAAACGACAAAATGGGGGCAACCGGACCTTTTTTAAATTATTGTCCTTATGCGGACAGAGATTTCATTATATTCTTTTGTGTAATGATTAAAAAAAATCTATTTACTGAAATTGGGATATTGGACGAGATTTTTAACCCTGGTTTTGGTGAGGATACAGATTTTTGCATCAGGTTACAAGATAGTGGGTATTTACTTAAACAAATTGGTGTAGAAACTGGTCCTGTTGTGGGCAATTGTATGATTGGGGATTTTCCAATTTTTCACAAGGGAGAAGGAACTTATGAGGGGCAAAATTTATCCACCAATCGATTTGTTTTGATGAACAGATATCACAAACACATTAAATTAAATCAAGGCAAACAGAAAATTCCAGGGTTTTTCAACATAGGTGATTCAGATTTAATGTGTGTTGATGATAAAATTCCCATTGATGATAATAAGGTCGAAGAAATCACAACTGAAGTTGTGCTAGAAGATTGCACAAGTATTGTAAAAGAATGGTATCGAGTGCTTGTTCCAGGCGGCAAAATTACAGTTGAGTCGGGCACAGAAACCCTACAAAACACTCTCAACACTATGGGTTTTACAAATATAAAATTTGAAAACTTGAAAATAGAAGCTTATAAAGCAAAAACAGAATTATTAGAAAGTCTTCAACAACAAGATAGTTTTGTTTTTAATGAAATATTCAACTTAAATATTTATGGAGCTTTGCAAGAGGAAATAAGCAATAAAATCGTAATTGACATTGGTGCAAACAAAGGATTGTTTTCTGTTTTTAGTGTGCTCAATGGAGCAAAAAAATGTTATTGTATTGAGCCAAACAAAAAAACTTATCAAACATTGTTAAAAAACATCACAACATTTCCGAATAAAATTATTCCGATCAATTTGGCAGTATCAAGGCCAGGATTAAAACAAGCTCATGCAGTAATGGAAGATGTCCTATGCCAGACGCATGAGGTAGGAGTAGGAGATATAGTTAATTGTATTTCTTTTGATAATTTATTAAATGATTTAAATTTATCTGAGGAAGAAGACTTGGTACTTAAAATGGATTGTGAAGGATCGGAATACGACATAATACTTAATTGCACTGAGAGGAATTTGAGAAAATTTAAATACATTTATTCAGAAATTCATAATGGAATGCATTCGAATAAAGATTTTAATTACGATATGTTTGAAGATTTTGTAAAAAATGCGGGGTTCACATCAGAAGAGAGAGAGAAGGAGCCAATCCCGCCAGGAATAGCCTATGGAGTATGGTATTGTGACCAAAATGGGGGCAGCACTTTTGTTCCAAGTAATCCGGCAGACACTAAGATTATAAAATTTACACGAACAGAAAAACCAAGAATGAATCAAGAACCACGACAAGCATCAGTAACCGCTCATGTTAGCAGCAGAGATCGTTATTTCACTACTTTGCCAAGCACTATTTTCTCAGTTATTCAACAAACTGTTAAACCTGAGAAATTTATTTTGTTTATGGATGGCGAGCACATCGATCTAAGGCCAAATGATTTGTATAATGGCTTATTTAGGATGCTGGATTTTTATAACATTAAATGGGAGGTTGTTTTTGGGCAAAGAAAAGGACAAGTGGCCAATCACCAAAAAGCGATAGAAATAGCAAAAACTAAATGGATTTGGCGACTGGATGATGATACATTTGCTACGCCAACTGTTTTAGAAAATTTGTTAGCATGTGATGGTCCAAAAGTAGGTGCTGTTGGTGGTTTGGTAATCGACCCAAACAGAATACAAAAATTACCACCTGGATTAAAGCCCACGATAGAAAATCTAGAAGTGAACACACAATGGTTCCTTCACGAATCCGTCAATCCTACAGAAGCCCAGCATCTTTATAGCACATTCCTGTTTAAAAAAGAAGCAGCCACACATGGTTATTGTATGGATTTATCACCTGCTGGGCATCGTGAAGAAACAATGTTTACATATCAAATGTATCGCAATGGTTGGAAAATCATCATTAATCCCAAGGCACTAACATGGCACGTTAGACAATCAGATGGCGGCATAAGAACTCATCAGCCCCATCCAGAATATTGGGATCATGACGAACAAGTATTTCAAAAGAAACTTAAAGAATGGGATTTAAAACCCAAAGAAACAAAACTGATTATATTGGACAATGGCATGGGAGACCATGTGATGTTTAAGTCTGTTTTGCCACAAATAAAAAAGAGATTTGCAGATAAGGAATTAGTTTTGTCAGTAGTTTTCCCCGAGCTTTTTGCTGATGAGGGTCTGCAACTTATAAGTATTGCCGATGGAAAAGAAATGTGTAAAAGAAAAGGATTGAATTATGATGATTTTAATATATACAAATTCTGCATAGATGTGGGGTGGAAAAGTCATTTATCTGGGGCTTTTTTGGAGTTATATCGATGA